The following proteins are co-located in the Triticum aestivum cultivar Chinese Spring chromosome 1A, IWGSC CS RefSeq v2.1, whole genome shotgun sequence genome:
- the LOC123066712 gene encoding uncharacterized protein isoform X1, whose translation MSDCARNRFNEEEDFQVVLGKGNPGESSCQQHTKWMAHWTRASSSPYGKSCSPLEDANNSNCTKNSETSPFELRKFTVAERLMLGRNHEGISMKNVPRLDPNMWGVAHDAWQEAEQTKIEWRDGHFQSCKIQMQKDENFYAKRVVSETLSVCRLSDLPLNFQKLVSSEENPDDSHCNQIPMLSFNQKVESIVSPKRKYATGTVFDDLFVPQQIPKLNVAPSRMTDMVMDRCKPSGSIKHPLEDPTCLVSDHSGKKLKVDNNSSSDCRIDEQDTVHYFANPNQEPPSRCGEKQFNLSENSDKGQTVGGAPQNHKSRTPTRLRKHEVAAGVMLSTPVLGKEYETKAINYFMNSKQDDEDFYVASHLISDKHHDLNTHRMEYAANVTDSCMFPDPAASILATNSKGGAVTRERQPVDRFTDSVEQNGPCLFEMLTIPSKSQSTYPIDLLSSCSPLFGAQNQFSPKAKTMHGDSQHVSKSSAGTDSSLMQKDNGCAERANEQLATLSIEGSPRYNKENIFRKVNANHSTPETEIMDLDPPLFQSSTRNQVPNDTDRLSAGADPSDKWLKRLLHNTTDPHVHRSKRPRTGDYRPVGGAGGMSGTYIADHVEARRVRCWIGRLCRGGVAPVSHGGPGQGTREAAEPDVAARELGGHFPSIKAMAMIGRMMSKVRPFDYERKGPCVMWKAEEGA comes from the exons ATGTCAGACTGCGCCAGGAATAGATTCAATGAGGAAGAAGACTTCCAAGTTGTTTTGGGCAAAGGAAATCCTGGAGAGTCATCTTGCCAGCAACATACCAAGTGGATGGCACACTGGACCAGAGCAAGCAGCAGTCCATATGGCAAGAGCTGTAGTCCTTTGGAGGATGCCAACAATAGCAATTGCACAAAAAATTCTGAGACTTCACCTTTTGAGCTTAGGAAATTCACCGTGGCTGAAAGGCTAATGTTGGGAAGAAACCATGAAGGAATTTCAATGAAGAATGTGCCGCGATTAGACCCTAACATGTGGGGCGTGGCGCATGATGCTTGGCAAGAAGCTGAACAGACCAAAATTGAATGGCGAGATGGGCATTTTCAAAGCTGTAAGATCCAGATGCAGAAAGATGAAAATTTCTATGCCAAGAGGGTAGTATCAGAAACACTTTCCGTTTGCAGGCTTTCAGACCTACCATTGAATTTTCAGAAACTTGTGAGCTCAGAAGAGAACCCTGATGATTCACATTGTAACCAGATTCCTATGTTGTCATTCAATCAGAAAGTGGAAAGTATAGTCAGCCCAAAGCGGAAGTATGCGACCGGTACTGTGTTCGATGATCTCTTTGTGCCACAACAAATTCCGAAGCTAAACGTTGCTCCATCTCGAATGACTGACATGGTCATGGATCGTTGCAAACCTTCGGGGAGCATCAAACATCCCCTAGAAGACCCTACCTGCCTCGTTTCTGATCATTCAGGGAAGAAATTAAAAGTTGACAATAACTCATCGTCAGATTGTCGAATAGATGAGCAGGATACAGTTCACTATTTTGCAAACCCAAATCAGGAGCCACCCAGCAGATGTGGTGAAAAGCAGTTCAATCTTTCAGAAAACAGTGACAAGGGCCAAACAGTTGGAGGTGCCCCTCAGAATCACAAGTCAAGAACACCTACTAGACTCAGAAAACATGAAGTTGCTGCAGGAGTCATGCTTTCGACGCCAGTACTTGGTAAAGAATACGAGACCAAAGCAATCAATTACTTTATGAACAGCAAgcaggatgatgaggatttttatGTTGCAAGTCATTTGATATCTGATAAGCACCATGATCTGAATACCCACAGAATGGAATATGCAGCGAATGTAACGGACTCCTGCATGTTCCCTGATCCAGCTGCAAGCATACTGGCAACAAATAGTAAGGGTGGCGCAGTGACCCGTGAAAGACAACCAGTGGACAGATTTACAGATTCTGTTGAACAAAACGGTCCCTGTTTATTTGAAATGCTGACAATCCCTTCCAAATCACAAAGTACGTACCCGATAGATTTGCTGTCTTCTTGCAGTCCTTTATTTGGAGCCCAGAACCAATTCTCACCTAAAGCTAAAACAATGCATGGAGATTCACAACATGTGTCAAAGTCCTCAGCAG GCACCGATTCATCTTTGATGCAAAAG GACAATGGGTGCGCAGAAAGAGCAAATGAGCAGCTGGCAACTCTGTCCATTGAAGGATCACCAAGATACAACAAAGAAAACATATTTCGCAAAGTCAATGCCAATCACTCGACGCCGGAAACAGAAATCATGGACTTGGACCCCCCGCTGTTCCAAAGCAGCACAAGAAATCAAGTCCCCAACGACACGGATCGATTGTCGGCGGGTGCCGATCCAAGCGACAAATGGCTCAAGCGCCTGCTCCATAACACCACAGACCCTCATGTCCACCGTTCCAAGAGGCCCAGAACCGGAGACTATCGTCCGGTTGGAGGAGCAGGTGGAATGTCCGGCACCTACATTGCCGACCATGTTGAAGCAAGGCGTGTTCGCTGCTGGATAGGAAGATTGTGCCGGGGTGGCGTCGCCCCTGTTTCGCACGGAGGACCAGGGCAGGGAACAAGAGAAGCAGCGGAGCCTGACGTCGCGGCCAGGGAACTTGGAGGCCATTTCCCGAGCATCAAGGCGATGGCGATGATCGGGCGGATGATGAGCAAGGTCCGGCCATTTGATTATGAAAGGAAGGGACCTTGTGTTATGTGGAAGGCAGAGGAAGGAGCCTGA
- the LOC123066712 gene encoding uncharacterized protein isoform X2: protein MSDCARNRFNEEEDFQVVLGKGNPGESSCQQHTKWMAHWTRASSSPYGKSCSPLEDANNSNCTKNSETSPFELRKFTVAERLMLGRNHEGISMKNVPRLDPNMWGVAHDAWQEAEQTKIEWRDGHFQSCKIQMQKDENFYAKRVVSETLSVCRLSDLPLNFQKLVSSEENPDDSHCNQIPMLSFNQKVESIVSPKRKYATGTVFDDLFVPQQIPKLNVAPSRMTDMVMDRCKPSGSIKHPLEDPTCLVSDHSGKKLKVDNNSSSDCRIDEQDTVHYFANPNQEPPSRCGEKQFNLSENSDKGQTVGGAPQNHKSRTPTRLRKHEVAAGVMLSTPVLGKEYETKAINYFMNSKQDDEDFYVASHLISDKHHDLNTHRMEYAANVTDSCMFPDPAASILATNSKGGAVTRERQPVDRFTDSVEQNGPCLFEMLTIPSKSQSTDSSLMQKDNGCAERANEQLATLSIEGSPRYNKENIFRKVNANHSTPETEIMDLDPPLFQSSTRNQVPNDTDRLSAGADPSDKWLKRLLHNTTDPHVHRSKRPRTGDYRPVGGAGGMSGTYIADHVEARRVRCWIGRLCRGGVAPVSHGGPGQGTREAAEPDVAARELGGHFPSIKAMAMIGRMMSKVRPFDYERKGPCVMWKAEEGA from the exons ATGTCAGACTGCGCCAGGAATAGATTCAATGAGGAAGAAGACTTCCAAGTTGTTTTGGGCAAAGGAAATCCTGGAGAGTCATCTTGCCAGCAACATACCAAGTGGATGGCACACTGGACCAGAGCAAGCAGCAGTCCATATGGCAAGAGCTGTAGTCCTTTGGAGGATGCCAACAATAGCAATTGCACAAAAAATTCTGAGACTTCACCTTTTGAGCTTAGGAAATTCACCGTGGCTGAAAGGCTAATGTTGGGAAGAAACCATGAAGGAATTTCAATGAAGAATGTGCCGCGATTAGACCCTAACATGTGGGGCGTGGCGCATGATGCTTGGCAAGAAGCTGAACAGACCAAAATTGAATGGCGAGATGGGCATTTTCAAAGCTGTAAGATCCAGATGCAGAAAGATGAAAATTTCTATGCCAAGAGGGTAGTATCAGAAACACTTTCCGTTTGCAGGCTTTCAGACCTACCATTGAATTTTCAGAAACTTGTGAGCTCAGAAGAGAACCCTGATGATTCACATTGTAACCAGATTCCTATGTTGTCATTCAATCAGAAAGTGGAAAGTATAGTCAGCCCAAAGCGGAAGTATGCGACCGGTACTGTGTTCGATGATCTCTTTGTGCCACAACAAATTCCGAAGCTAAACGTTGCTCCATCTCGAATGACTGACATGGTCATGGATCGTTGCAAACCTTCGGGGAGCATCAAACATCCCCTAGAAGACCCTACCTGCCTCGTTTCTGATCATTCAGGGAAGAAATTAAAAGTTGACAATAACTCATCGTCAGATTGTCGAATAGATGAGCAGGATACAGTTCACTATTTTGCAAACCCAAATCAGGAGCCACCCAGCAGATGTGGTGAAAAGCAGTTCAATCTTTCAGAAAACAGTGACAAGGGCCAAACAGTTGGAGGTGCCCCTCAGAATCACAAGTCAAGAACACCTACTAGACTCAGAAAACATGAAGTTGCTGCAGGAGTCATGCTTTCGACGCCAGTACTTGGTAAAGAATACGAGACCAAAGCAATCAATTACTTTATGAACAGCAAgcaggatgatgaggatttttatGTTGCAAGTCATTTGATATCTGATAAGCACCATGATCTGAATACCCACAGAATGGAATATGCAGCGAATGTAACGGACTCCTGCATGTTCCCTGATCCAGCTGCAAGCATACTGGCAACAAATAGTAAGGGTGGCGCAGTGACCCGTGAAAGACAACCAGTGGACAGATTTACAGATTCTGTTGAACAAAACGGTCCCTGTTTATTTGAAATGCTGACAATCCCTTCCAAATCACAAA GCACCGATTCATCTTTGATGCAAAAG GACAATGGGTGCGCAGAAAGAGCAAATGAGCAGCTGGCAACTCTGTCCATTGAAGGATCACCAAGATACAACAAAGAAAACATATTTCGCAAAGTCAATGCCAATCACTCGACGCCGGAAACAGAAATCATGGACTTGGACCCCCCGCTGTTCCAAAGCAGCACAAGAAATCAAGTCCCCAACGACACGGATCGATTGTCGGCGGGTGCCGATCCAAGCGACAAATGGCTCAAGCGCCTGCTCCATAACACCACAGACCCTCATGTCCACCGTTCCAAGAGGCCCAGAACCGGAGACTATCGTCCGGTTGGAGGAGCAGGTGGAATGTCCGGCACCTACATTGCCGACCATGTTGAAGCAAGGCGTGTTCGCTGCTGGATAGGAAGATTGTGCCGGGGTGGCGTCGCCCCTGTTTCGCACGGAGGACCAGGGCAGGGAACAAGAGAAGCAGCGGAGCCTGACGTCGCGGCCAGGGAACTTGGAGGCCATTTCCCGAGCATCAAGGCGATGGCGATGATCGGGCGGATGATGAGCAAGGTCCGGCCATTTGATTATGAAAGGAAGGGACCTTGTGTTATGTGGAAGGCAGAGGAAGGAGCCTGA
- the LOC123180752 gene encoding uncharacterized protein — protein sequence MAFLGGSLRVTRSIGSRKMMEGKSHSRPGSWRQAPAPVRQLFWRVRRAMLRPKRRAVRFGYDLKSYSHNFDDGLVPAHRL from the coding sequence ATGGCGTTTCTGGGAGGATCATTGCGCGTCACAAGGAGCATCGGCAGCCGGAAGATGATGGAGGGGAAGAGCCACAGCAGGCCGGGGTCGTGGCGGCAGGCACCGGCGCCCGTGAGGCAGTTGTTCTGGAGGGTGAGGCGGGCCATGCTGCGCCCGAAGCGCCGCGCCGTGAGATTTGGATACGACCTCAAGAGCTACTCCCACAACTTCGATGACGGCCTCGTCCCAGCTCACCGCCTGTAG